In Octopus bimaculoides isolate UCB-OBI-ISO-001 chromosome 5, ASM119413v2, whole genome shotgun sequence, a genomic segment contains:
- the LOC106876223 gene encoding uncharacterized protein LOC106876223, translated as MSAGDLVNSLGKLESKLKQVKFPNYRRADFLSGTLDIYLAVYGYVFSSFNCEFSKAIAERGLELYGKTNKHFVDNLYRIVRDVLCYKPPITKNMFLIDRAFIEMKMIMCTHILDLVLQKCKEFSTVTRRSSRCKTRILANKSNTNEGPRLRNSINTANEEPTNPVKVSNSSASTLYRLDNNTHFYNQQNATRSHLHKPEHNPEDTQTEKTDKTDYSIKPHLGKKLFHACSALGIPKNYQITQFALPPNSKSRVILEKQKSNIEKIPVRVEIGPFPKKEKTQELFITQNENSNHPSNCVEKQDDHISNTIPKVVRCPLTSTLQNAEKISNSSKEINHDPMMENISETLVKSAKILLDLQQKNLEGMISNSSKMFVGKENSPVLSSLDTEITPVEPQQNAKENFTKNQTCFHPSSVELGITCKKELDYCLAKMNLMECAIKSLESKLENL; from the coding sequence ATGTCGGCTGGAGATCTTGTAAATAGTCTCGGTAAGCTTGAAAGtaagctgaaacaagtaaaatttccAAATTATCGAAGAGCAGACTTCCTTTCAGGAACTTTGGATATCTACCTTGCTGTATACGGTTATGTGTTTTCATCGTTTAATTGTGAATTTAGTAAAGCTATTGCTGAAAGAGGTTTGGAACTTTATGGTAAAACTAACAAACACTTCGTCGACAATCTCTATCGCATAGTGCGAGATGTTTTGTGTTATAAACCTCCCATTACAAAAAATATGTTCTTGATTGATAGAGCCTTTattgagatgaaaatgataatgtgtACACATATTTTGGATTTAGTTCTACAAAAATGTAAAGAGTTCTCGACTGTGACTCGTAGAAGTAGTCGCTGCAAAACACGAATTTTAGCCAACAAATCTAATACAAACGAAGGACCTCGCCTGAGAAATAGTATAAACACCGCTAATGAAGAACCTACTAACCCTGTTAAAGTGTCAAATTCTTCTGCGTCTACTCTATATCGTCTTGATAACAATACACACTTTTATAATCAACAAAATGCCACCAGATCTCACTTACATAAACCTGAACACAATCCAGAAGACACCCAAACTGAAAAAACGGATAAGACCGATTATTCCATTAAACCGCATCTTGGGAAAAAATTGTTCCATGCTTGTTCTGCTTTAGGGATTCCAAAGAACTATCAAATTACTCAGTTTGCATTGCCTCCAAATTCAAAAAGTCGTGTAATTCTTGAAAAACAGAAATCAAACATTGAGAAAATCCCAGTCAGAGTTGAAATAGGACCCtttccaaagaaagaaaaaacccaaGAACTTTTTATAACCCAGAATGAAAACTCAAATCATCCATCAAACTGTGTTGAGAAACAGGATGATCACATTTCAAACACTATTCCTAAAGTAGTAAGATGTCCACTAACTAGCACCCTCCAAAATGCTGAAAAgatttcaaattcttcaaaagAGATTAATCATGATCCCATGATGGAAAACATCTCAGAAACTTTAGTCAAATCTGCAAAGATTCTCCTGGATTTACAACAGAAAAATCTAGAAGGAATGATATCAAATTCTTCTAAAATGTTTGTAGGCAAAGAAAATTCTccagtattatcatcattagaCACGGAAATCACTCCTGTTGAGCCTCAacagaatgcaaaagaaaatttCACGAAGAACCAAACTTGTTTTCATCCCTCTTCTGTTGAGCTGGGTATTACCTGTAAAAAAGAATTGGATTATTGCCTTGCCAAAATGAATTTGATGGAATGTGCTATTAAGTCCTTAGAATCTAAATTAGAAAATCTGTGA